One window of Hymenobacter sp. BRD128 genomic DNA carries:
- a CDS encoding ComF family protein, with product MLPEMILRPLLADLAALFFPRLCLACREPLVAGEVHLCTGCRAELPYTDYHLLPPAQNPLARRFWGKLSVQHTLSYLRFLRHGRVQHLLHQLKYQGKSQVGSALGQLYGAELVDAGLSHEFDLIVPVPLHRRKLARRGYNQAEAFATGLAATLPCPSAAHALRRTEHTASQTRKGRAERWQNVATVFEVAEPQAVLGRHILLVDDVLTTGATLEACGAALLAAGARAVSIATIACAE from the coding sequence GTGCTACCCGAAATGATACTGCGCCCGTTGCTGGCCGACCTGGCAGCCCTGTTTTTTCCACGCCTGTGTCTGGCGTGTCGCGAACCGCTGGTGGCCGGCGAAGTGCACCTGTGCACCGGCTGCCGCGCCGAGCTGCCTTATACTGATTACCACCTGCTGCCACCCGCACAAAACCCGCTAGCTCGGCGCTTTTGGGGTAAGCTGTCAGTGCAGCACACGCTTAGCTACCTGCGCTTTTTGCGCCACGGCCGGGTGCAACACTTGCTGCATCAGCTTAAATATCAAGGCAAAAGCCAAGTAGGTAGTGCGCTAGGCCAGCTTTACGGTGCCGAGCTAGTTGATGCGGGTCTTAGCCACGAGTTTGACCTTATCGTGCCGGTGCCCCTGCACCGCCGCAAACTGGCGCGCCGGGGCTACAACCAGGCCGAAGCCTTCGCCACGGGGCTGGCTGCCACGCTGCCCTGCCCGAGCGCTGCCCACGCCCTGCGCCGCACCGAGCACACGGCTTCGCAAACGCGTAAGGGCCGCGCCGAGCGTTGGCAAAACGTGGCTACTGTGTTCGAAGTAGCTGAGCCGCAGGCGGTGCTGGGTCGCCATATCCTTTTAGTCGATGACGTGCTCACGACTGGTGCCACCCTCGAAGCCTGCGGCGCAGCCCTGCTGGCGGCCGGTGCCCGCGCTGTTAGCATCGCCACCATCGCCTGCGCCGAGTAG
- a CDS encoding SUMF1/EgtB/PvdO family nonheme iron enzyme, translated as MRITNYLGLLAAGSLALASCGHKGAPTATNPGKASSTTGIEYNTDEGMKVTDFKKIPTGPGLVYIEGGRTVLGSQEEDVTNNHDNLERTVTIASFFMDEAEVANIHWLEYLHFIRKDSSEEKYKAALPDTTVWARDLSFNDPYVTYYLRYPGFRYFPVVGVNWLQADSYCAWRTAKVNENLAKGGGGKTKGGGLFKKKNKKGDTGTSAEGGATAASAGALADGKGGASIENGNSLPNYRLPTEAEWEYAAQALVGTQEVGNENQEEKRIYPWDGRSTRNPYGKNQGQFLANFKRGRGDYAGIAGSLNDGAMITEYVYAYPPNDYGLYNMAGNVNEWVQDVYRPLSFQDVEDLNPFRRNGVGDDAKNYDTKGYQSLVNDHVRVYKGGSWRDVAYYLSPGTRRFMAEDSATSTIGFRCAMINAGTNK; from the coding sequence ATGAGAATTACCAACTATTTGGGCTTACTGGCCGCCGGTTCGCTGGCCCTGGCAAGCTGCGGCCACAAGGGGGCCCCTACGGCCACCAACCCGGGCAAGGCCTCCTCCACCACCGGCATCGAGTATAATACCGATGAGGGCATGAAAGTGACGGATTTTAAGAAAATCCCGACCGGGCCGGGCCTCGTCTACATCGAGGGTGGCCGCACGGTGCTGGGCTCGCAGGAAGAGGACGTAACCAACAACCACGACAACCTGGAGCGCACGGTGACCATCGCCTCGTTCTTCATGGACGAAGCCGAAGTAGCCAACATCCACTGGCTTGAATACCTACACTTTATCCGTAAAGACTCGTCGGAGGAAAAGTATAAGGCGGCCTTGCCCGACACCACCGTGTGGGCCCGCGACCTGTCGTTCAACGACCCCTACGTGACCTACTACCTGCGCTATCCCGGCTTCCGCTACTTCCCGGTAGTGGGCGTAAACTGGCTGCAGGCCGATAGCTACTGCGCGTGGCGCACTGCTAAGGTGAATGAAAACCTGGCCAAAGGCGGCGGGGGCAAGACCAAAGGCGGCGGCTTGTTCAAGAAGAAAAACAAGAAGGGTGACACCGGCACATCGGCCGAAGGCGGCGCAACTGCCGCTAGTGCCGGTGCCCTAGCCGATGGCAAGGGGGGTGCCTCTATCGAGAACGGCAACTCGCTGCCCAACTACCGCCTCCCCACCGAGGCTGAGTGGGAATACGCCGCTCAGGCCCTCGTAGGCACGCAGGAAGTAGGCAACGAGAACCAGGAAGAGAAGCGCATCTACCCCTGGGATGGCCGCTCGACCCGCAATCCCTATGGCAAAAATCAGGGCCAGTTCCTGGCTAACTTCAAGCGTGGCCGTGGCGACTACGCCGGCATCGCTGGCAGCCTAAATGACGGCGCCATGATTACGGAGTACGTATATGCTTATCCACCAAACGATTACGGCCTATATAACATGGCCGGCAACGTAAATGAATGGGTGCAGGACGTGTACCGCCCGCTGTCGTTCCAGGATGTAGAAGACCTCAACCCCTTCCGCCGCAACGGCGTGGGCGACGACGCCAAGAACTATGACACCAAGGGCTACCAGAGCCTAGTCAACGACCACGTGCGCGTGTACAAAGGTGGCTCGTGGCGCGATGTAGCCTATTATCTCTCGCCTGGCACCCGCCGGTTCATGGCTGAAGATTCGGCTACCTCGACCATCGGCTTTCGCTGTGCGATGATTAACGCCGGCACGAACAAGTAA
- a CDS encoding PorP/SprF family type IX secretion system membrane protein, translated as MPHAARSFFLPLGLALLTGSAAQAQDVYFSQAYANRQADNPAWAGIVDDYSATLGYRNQFPQLAGAFETVQLAADWRLPKPGLHHALGLLVSQDRAGGVGYTRFSAAAQYAYHTRLTRTLALSGGAQVGYGRQRVGYDNFTFGDQYSADGSYTGATAESLAGFPPINYFTVGVGGVLYAEEFWVSLSGQHLNRPDLGFRQQAGLPLRISVTGGYKLFLQKPVGAGKGEQREISLTPTLSYSRQGGSQRSEAGAYFLADPVTVGAIYRNLASPDLGTQHVVALVAGVAFGDLRVGYAYDVGVSPLASALGGAHEITLTLRAFDKLESAFRRLKRRNYPKAPCPDF; from the coding sequence ATGCCCCATGCCGCGCGCAGCTTCTTTCTCCCCCTCGGGCTAGCCCTGCTAACTGGCAGCGCCGCGCAAGCGCAGGATGTTTATTTTTCCCAGGCTTACGCCAATCGGCAGGCCGATAACCCTGCCTGGGCGGGCATCGTGGACGACTACAGCGCCACGCTTGGCTACCGCAACCAGTTTCCGCAGCTAGCCGGTGCTTTCGAGACGGTACAGCTCGCGGCCGACTGGCGCCTGCCCAAGCCCGGCCTGCACCACGCGCTGGGCCTGCTCGTGAGCCAGGACCGTGCCGGCGGCGTGGGCTACACGCGTTTTAGTGCCGCAGCGCAGTATGCCTACCACACCCGCCTTACGCGCACGCTAGCCCTCAGCGGCGGCGCGCAGGTGGGCTACGGCCGCCAGCGCGTGGGCTACGACAACTTCACTTTTGGCGACCAGTACAGCGCCGACGGCAGCTACACCGGCGCCACGGCCGAGAGCCTAGCCGGCTTTCCGCCCATCAACTACTTCACGGTGGGCGTGGGCGGCGTGCTGTATGCCGAAGAGTTTTGGGTAAGTCTCTCGGGTCAGCATCTCAATCGGCCCGACCTTGGCTTTAGGCAGCAGGCAGGCCTGCCGCTGCGCATTTCGGTGACTGGCGGCTACAAGCTCTTTCTGCAAAAACCCGTGGGTGCGGGCAAGGGCGAGCAGCGCGAAATCAGCCTCACCCCCACTCTCAGCTACTCCCGGCAGGGTGGCTCGCAGCGCTCGGAAGCAGGTGCCTACTTCCTGGCCGACCCCGTGACGGTGGGCGCTATTTACCGCAACCTGGCTAGCCCCGACCTCGGCACCCAGCATGTGGTGGCGCTGGTGGCGGGAGTTGCCTTCGGCGATTTGCGCGTGGGCTATGCCTACGACGTGGGCGTGAGCCCATTAGCGAGCGCCTTGGGTGGGGCGCATGAAATAACTTTAACCCTGCGTGCGTTTGACAAGCTGGAAAGCGCCTTTCGCCGACTGAAAAGACGGAATTATCCAAAAGCCCCTTGCCCGGACTTCTGA
- a CDS encoding OmpA family protein, whose product MTLKSVLFFLPAVAIGWLAAPTAQAQTVLWAAKVEAVSSQKAKGKEPFAPEKVLGEPNAQPLGQISNEAWIPAKDGSNEFIEVRFAKSLIAQQVTVIENFNPGSVTKIELVDIKGEHHEVYTNKNPGPLPESYRTLQVKFKPEKYRTIGVRVTMNTAKVEGVNQLDAIGIANVVVQMVKQDFKAPTKTDVETVQMDSTLKNLGPSVNSRYVDTHPVISPDGRTMFFARQFHPGNVGGARDPQDIWYSKLVSGKTQSWSTAKNLGTPPNGPEDPNGLASVSANGQVALLIGVYEDGLMQPKGFSLSRHTPGGWSVPQKVPIDNFINKDPEHIDGFLATSGKALLMAVERPDGQGGQDIFVSFPKPIPVGEQPDPKRVTQWTKPISLGPNINTPGADFAPFLASDDRTLYFASDGHGGYGRSDIFYSKRLDSTWTKWSVPRNLGPVVNSPDFDAYYTVSAAGDNAYLVSTRNGTDGSKDIFRIALAPAFKPEVVTLVQGKVLDAVTKKPIRAIIHYENLVTGEEIGVAESSPVDGSYTIVLPAGVQYGYRAEAVDYIAENASLDATAADKYTEKNQDLFMVPFKVGQKVKLNNIFFPQSKYYLQPSSFPELLRLVKILRDYPTVEILIGGHTDNQGDPALNLKLSEDRVEAVKKYLVSKGIDAKRLTTKGYGGTQPIASNDQEETRRFNRRVEFTITKK is encoded by the coding sequence ATGACCTTGAAATCGGTGCTCTTTTTTCTGCCGGCCGTGGCCATTGGCTGGCTGGCTGCCCCGACTGCCCAGGCCCAAACCGTGCTGTGGGCCGCGAAGGTGGAGGCCGTATCCTCCCAAAAAGCCAAAGGCAAGGAGCCTTTCGCGCCCGAAAAAGTGCTGGGCGAGCCCAACGCCCAGCCGCTAGGCCAAATCAGCAATGAGGCCTGGATTCCGGCCAAGGACGGCTCCAATGAGTTTATCGAGGTGCGCTTCGCTAAGTCGCTCATTGCCCAGCAAGTAACGGTAATTGAGAACTTCAACCCCGGCTCAGTCACCAAGATTGAGCTGGTTGACATCAAGGGCGAGCACCACGAGGTGTATACCAACAAAAACCCCGGCCCGCTGCCCGAGTCTTACCGCACGCTTCAAGTTAAGTTTAAGCCCGAGAAATACCGCACCATCGGCGTGCGCGTAACCATGAACACGGCCAAGGTGGAGGGCGTGAATCAGCTTGACGCCATTGGCATCGCCAACGTGGTAGTGCAGATGGTGAAGCAGGATTTTAAGGCTCCGACGAAGACCGATGTCGAAACTGTGCAGATGGACTCGACGCTTAAAAACCTGGGGCCCAGCGTAAACAGTCGCTACGTCGATACCCATCCCGTAATTTCGCCCGACGGGCGCACGATGTTTTTTGCCCGGCAGTTTCACCCCGGCAACGTGGGGGGCGCCCGCGACCCGCAGGACATCTGGTACTCGAAGCTGGTGAGTGGCAAAACCCAGAGCTGGAGCACGGCCAAAAACCTGGGCACGCCCCCCAACGGCCCCGAAGACCCCAATGGGCTAGCCTCGGTGTCGGCCAACGGACAGGTGGCTCTGCTCATCGGCGTGTATGAAGACGGCCTCATGCAGCCCAAGGGCTTTAGCCTGAGCCGGCACACGCCCGGCGGCTGGAGTGTGCCGCAGAAAGTGCCGATTGACAACTTTATCAACAAAGACCCCGAGCACATTGACGGCTTCTTGGCCACTTCGGGCAAGGCGCTGCTCATGGCCGTGGAGCGCCCCGACGGCCAGGGCGGACAAGACATTTTTGTGAGCTTTCCGAAACCCATTCCGGTGGGTGAGCAGCCTGACCCCAAACGCGTGACGCAGTGGACCAAGCCCATTAGCCTAGGGCCTAACATCAACACGCCAGGCGCCGACTTTGCCCCGTTCCTGGCCTCGGACGACCGGACGCTGTACTTTGCCTCGGACGGGCACGGCGGCTACGGCAGGAGCGATATTTTTTACTCGAAGCGCCTCGACAGCACCTGGACCAAGTGGAGCGTGCCGCGCAACCTCGGCCCGGTGGTGAACTCGCCCGATTTTGACGCCTACTACACCGTGTCGGCGGCCGGTGACAACGCCTACCTCGTGTCGACCCGCAACGGCACCGATGGCTCGAAAGATATTTTTCGCATCGCGCTAGCCCCCGCGTTCAAGCCCGAAGTGGTGACGCTGGTGCAGGGCAAGGTGCTCGATGCCGTGACCAAGAAGCCCATCCGGGCCATTATTCACTACGAAAACCTGGTGACGGGCGAGGAAATCGGCGTGGCTGAATCGTCGCCGGTCGATGGCTCCTACACCATCGTGCTGCCCGCCGGCGTGCAGTATGGCTACCGTGCCGAGGCCGTGGACTACATTGCCGAAAACGCCAGCCTCGACGCCACTGCCGCCGACAAGTACACCGAGAAAAACCAGGACCTGTTCATGGTGCCCTTTAAGGTGGGTCAGAAGGTAAAACTCAACAACATCTTCTTCCCCCAAAGCAAGTACTACTTGCAGCCCAGCTCGTTTCCCGAGCTACTGCGCCTGGTGAAAATTCTACGCGATTACCCGACCGTCGAAATTCTCATTGGCGGCCACACCGACAACCAGGGCGACCCGGCCCTGAACCTGAAGCTGAGCGAAGACCGGGTAGAAGCCGTGAAGAAATACCTGGTGAGCAAAGGCATTGATGCCAAACGCCTCACGACCAAAGGGTACGGCGGCACCCAGCCCATTGCCAGCAACGACCAGGAAGAAACCCGCCGCTTCAACCGCCGGGTCGAGTTTACGATTACGAAAAAGTAG